Proteins encoded by one window of Blautia argi:
- a CDS encoding MFS transporter: protein MFQNKNQNRQFLCSYGVFIINGMLALSIGSLLPYIRDSRGLAYAFCGMIVSLHSVGNLISSFACGALAEVWGRKKSILFFNFFIALSYLVIILSENNFMLALAFFLTGMARGATSNFCNTSINELAPGKASLLNGLHAMFAIGAFLFPLLLIAMTQTNSKNWIYACYFMFIMGILSWIMYFLIPDSKKEASGKQTKRKADFGFFKEPLFYLCTLTLFFYLCAEQGVIGWMITYFKDTGLLPESLSQVTASLLWVMILAGRLLTAWLSTRIHKEWLLLVMGFGLVGFLILLLFSSTTPLILLGIMGFGFSMAGLYPTTVSFSGSLIQKYSLAWSFILTLASFGSILMPSIIGKIAENAGIYYGMQSIIAVVVIDLICILLLVKYIRKMRKRKEKLSY from the coding sequence TTGTTTCAAAACAAAAATCAAAACAGACAATTTCTGTGCAGCTATGGCGTCTTCATTATAAATGGAATGCTCGCCTTATCTATTGGTTCACTTTTGCCTTATATCCGGGATTCCAGAGGACTGGCTTATGCCTTCTGCGGTATGATTGTCAGCCTTCATTCTGTGGGTAACCTGATTTCCAGTTTTGCCTGCGGCGCTTTAGCAGAGGTATGGGGAAGAAAGAAAAGTATTCTCTTTTTTAATTTCTTTATTGCCCTGTCCTATCTGGTGATTATTCTTTCAGAGAATAACTTTATGCTGGCTCTGGCCTTTTTCCTCACCGGCATGGCAAGAGGGGCTACCAGTAATTTCTGCAATACCTCCATTAACGAACTGGCTCCTGGTAAGGCATCTCTCCTAAACGGTCTGCATGCCATGTTTGCTATCGGCGCCTTCCTCTTCCCGCTTCTTTTGATTGCTATGACACAGACAAACAGTAAGAACTGGATTTATGCCTGCTACTTTATGTTCATCATGGGAATTTTAAGCTGGATTATGTACTTCCTGATTCCTGATTCCAAAAAGGAAGCAAGTGGAAAACAGACAAAGAGAAAAGCGGACTTTGGATTTTTTAAAGAGCCTCTGTTTTATCTCTGCACACTGACACTTTTCTTCTATCTCTGTGCAGAACAGGGTGTAATTGGCTGGATGATCACTTACTTCAAAGATACCGGACTGCTGCCGGAATCCCTTTCCCAGGTAACTGCCAGTCTTTTATGGGTTATGATTTTAGCCGGACGTCTTCTGACTGCATGGCTTTCTACCAGAATTCACAAGGAATGGCTGCTGCTTGTTATGGGCTTTGGACTGGTAGGCTTCTTAATTCTGCTGCTGTTCAGTTCCACTACACCGCTCATTCTTCTTGGTATTATGGGCTTTGGTTTCAGCATGGCAGGGCTTTACCCAACCACAGTTTCCTTTTCCGGAAGCCTGATCCAGAAATATTCTCTGGCGTGGAGCTTTATTCTGACCCTTGCCAGCTTCGGCTCTATTCTCATGCCGTCTATTATCGGTAAAATTGCGGAAAACGCCGGTATTTACTATGGTATGCAGTCCATTATCGCAGTAGTTGTAATTGATTTGATTTGTATTCTTCTGTTAGTAAAGTATATTCGAAAAATGCGAAAACGCAAAGAAAAGCTGTCATACTAA
- a CDS encoding carbohydrate ABC transporter permease gives MKSEKRKKIFIYIGLTFLAVLMAVPFYWMLISSVKLNKDVFSIPMEWIPRSFHFENYQEIWEKIPLLTFFKNSTKLTVITTIIQLATSCFAAYGFAKMEFKGRDFLFLAYVTTIAVPWQVYMVPQFTMMSKFGLNNTHIGLIMLHAFSAFGVFLMRQFFLSVPKELSEAARIDGLGEYGIFARVVLPLAKPGIATLTIFTFVNVWNDFMGPLIYLNSTELKTIQLGIRMFISQYAADYALIMAASVCALIPVVIIFIACQKFFVEGVAASGIKG, from the coding sequence ATGAAATCAGAAAAAAGAAAAAAGATATTCATTTATATAGGGTTGACGTTTCTGGCAGTGCTTATGGCTGTTCCGTTTTACTGGATGCTGATTTCTTCTGTGAAGCTGAACAAAGATGTATTCAGTATTCCTATGGAGTGGATTCCCAGAAGCTTTCATTTTGAGAATTATCAGGAAATCTGGGAGAAAATTCCCCTTCTTACCTTCTTTAAAAACAGTACAAAGCTGACGGTGATTACCACCATTATCCAGTTGGCAACCAGTTGTTTTGCAGCTTATGGTTTTGCGAAAATGGAGTTCAAGGGAAGAGATTTTCTGTTTCTGGCTTATGTAACCACCATTGCAGTTCCATGGCAGGTATACATGGTACCTCAGTTTACCATGATGTCTAAATTTGGTTTAAACAATACACACATTGGGCTGATTATGCTTCATGCCTTCAGCGCCTTTGGGGTATTCCTTATGAGGCAGTTCTTTTTAAGTGTACCGAAAGAGTTATCTGAGGCGGCGAGAATTGACGGACTTGGGGAATACGGAATCTTTGCAAGAGTGGTGCTGCCTCTTGCAAAGCCGGGTATTGCAACCCTGACAATCTTTACCTTTGTAAATGTATGGAATGATTTTATGGGACCATTGATTTACTTAAACAGCACAGAATTAAAGACCATTCAGCTTGGTATCCGTATGTTTATCTCTCAGTACGCAGCAGATTACGCTCTGATTATGGCAGCATCTGTATGTGCATTGATTCCGGTTGTGATTATCTTTATTGCATGCCAGAAGTTCTTTGTAGAGGGTGTTGCGGCAAGCGGTATCAAAGGCTGA
- a CDS encoding sulfatase family protein — translation MVRKKPNLLYVFLDQWRYHAMECTGEDPVHTPHMDTFAKESLNCEEAVSTFPLCSPHRASLLTGKYPFSVGMWTNCKIGLSEVLMLRPQETCIGNVLKEQGYHTGYIGKWHLDASEQNFEQNPVSGARDWDAYTPPGERRQGFDYWLSYGACDNHLDPHYWADTPKQIKPGCWSPEFETDKALEYMESQKGEKEPFALFVSYNPPHLPYELVPDKYYKQYENMPVHFRENVPQEKRTPEMETITRQYFAAVTGVDEQFGRILQYLKDNHLEEDTLVVLSADHGEMLGSHGRMSKNVWYEESIHIPLYIRQKGHLAPGRYPELFASPDHMPTLLGLLDIPVPDTCQGFNHASCIRGEGSQAPQDAFLCSYPGMPEMVAAFEKKGMNSKCYGWRGIRTHRHTYVVNNGYAPDGHQVRLLYDNEKDPYQMHPVVITELNQDLVKDYEKRLKEYLDMQQDPFLL, via the coding sequence ATGGTGAGGAAAAAACCGAATTTATTATATGTTTTTCTGGACCAGTGGAGATATCATGCAATGGAATGCACAGGGGAAGACCCTGTGCATACGCCGCATATGGACACTTTTGCAAAAGAGAGCCTGAATTGTGAGGAGGCAGTCAGTACCTTTCCTCTCTGCTCTCCCCATCGGGCATCTCTTTTAACAGGAAAGTATCCTTTCAGCGTAGGCATGTGGACTAACTGTAAAATCGGACTCAGCGAGGTATTGATGCTGCGTCCCCAGGAAACCTGTATTGGAAATGTATTGAAGGAACAGGGATATCACACCGGATATATCGGAAAATGGCATTTAGATGCATCAGAGCAGAATTTTGAGCAGAATCCCGTTTCCGGGGCAAGGGACTGGGACGCCTACACACCGCCGGGAGAGAGAAGGCAGGGCTTTGATTACTGGCTTTCTTATGGAGCCTGTGACAATCATTTAGACCCCCATTACTGGGCAGATACACCAAAGCAGATAAAGCCGGGCTGCTGGTCTCCGGAATTTGAAACAGATAAAGCACTGGAATATATGGAAAGCCAGAAAGGGGAAAAAGAACCTTTCGCTCTTTTTGTATCTTATAATCCCCCTCATCTTCCCTATGAGTTGGTGCCGGATAAGTATTATAAGCAGTATGAAAATATGCCGGTACATTTCAGGGAAAATGTACCACAGGAGAAGAGAACGCCGGAAATGGAAACCATTACCAGACAGTATTTTGCAGCTGTTACCGGAGTTGATGAGCAGTTCGGCAGAATTCTGCAGTATTTAAAGGACAATCATCTGGAGGAGGATACCCTGGTGGTGCTTTCCGCAGACCACGGAGAAATGCTGGGCTCTCACGGACGTATGAGCAAAAATGTGTGGTATGAGGAATCCATTCACATTCCCCTCTATATACGGCAGAAGGGTCACCTTGCACCGGGAAGGTATCCGGAGCTTTTTGCAAGCCCGGACCACATGCCCACCCTTTTGGGACTTCTGGACATTCCGGTGCCGGATACTTGTCAGGGCTTTAATCATGCCTCATGTATCCGGGGAGAAGGGAGCCAGGCGCCTCAGGATGCATTTCTGTGTTCTTATCCGGGAATGCCGGAAATGGTAGCAGCCTTTGAAAAAAAGGGAATGAACAGTAAGTGCTATGGTTGGAGAGGAATTCGGACACACAGGCATACTTATGTAGTCAATAATGGCTATGCGCCGGATGGGCATCAGGTGCGCCTGCTCTATGACAATGAAAAAGATCCGTACCAGATGCACCCTGTAGTAATCACAGAGCTGAATCAGGATCTGGTAAAGGATTACGAAAAGCGGTTAAAAGAATATCTGGATATGCAACAGGACCCCTTCCTTTTATAA
- a CDS encoding ABC transporter substrate-binding protein gives MKARKAVAMGLIAAMSVGMLAGCGGEKKEEGKETADGKQKLTISTWDNDTSPQFKAAVEVFQEKHPDVEIEYIDTAANEYNNKLTVMLAGGDPDPDVIFVKDMGTQLSMQQKGQIACLDEYIKKDNLDLSVYNGTAEDLQIDGSSYTLPYRSDWYVLYYNKDLFDKANVPYPGNDMTWDEYEELARKMTSGEGNDKIYGTHNHNWMALVCNWAIQDGKNTLVSDDYSFLKPAYEQALRMQEDGIIQDYATIKTGNLHYSSVFEQQQCAMMPMGTWFIANLIQAQNAGELDFNWGFATIPHPEGVEAGNSVGAVTPVAINANSDQKDLAWEFIKCATSEETAEKLAEQGILTVIQNDAIMEKVTSVKGFPEGCEEALELKGMVFDRPLDKNIEKIRKAVEEEHDLIMIGEESIDDGLKNMTERVKEIREANP, from the coding sequence ATGAAAGCAAGAAAAGCAGTAGCCATGGGACTCATCGCGGCAATGTCAGTGGGAATGCTGGCAGGCTGCGGCGGCGAAAAAAAAGAAGAGGGAAAGGAAACCGCAGACGGAAAACAGAAACTGACTATTTCCACCTGGGACAATGACACATCACCGCAGTTTAAGGCAGCCGTAGAAGTTTTCCAGGAGAAACACCCGGACGTGGAAATCGAGTACATTGACACAGCAGCCAATGAATACAACAATAAGCTGACTGTTATGCTGGCAGGCGGCGACCCGGATCCGGACGTTATTTTTGTAAAGGATATGGGAACACAGTTGAGCATGCAGCAGAAGGGACAGATTGCATGTCTGGACGAGTACATAAAGAAGGATAATCTGGACTTGTCTGTTTACAACGGAACAGCAGAGGATTTGCAGATTGACGGTTCTTCCTATACACTTCCATACCGTTCTGACTGGTATGTGCTGTATTATAATAAGGACTTGTTTGATAAAGCAAATGTTCCTTATCCAGGCAATGATATGACCTGGGACGAATATGAAGAGCTGGCAAGAAAGATGACCTCTGGCGAAGGCAATGATAAGATTTACGGAACACACAACCATAACTGGATGGCTCTGGTATGCAACTGGGCAATTCAGGATGGAAAGAATACACTGGTATCTGATGATTACAGCTTCTTAAAGCCAGCTTATGAGCAGGCGCTGCGTATGCAGGAAGACGGCATTATTCAGGATTATGCAACTATTAAAACAGGTAACCTTCACTACTCCAGTGTTTTTGAACAGCAGCAGTGTGCAATGATGCCAATGGGAACCTGGTTTATTGCAAACCTGATTCAGGCTCAGAACGCAGGAGAGCTTGATTTTAACTGGGGCTTTGCAACCATTCCTCATCCGGAGGGAGTAGAAGCAGGGAACAGTGTGGGTGCGGTAACACCGGTTGCTATTAACGCAAATTCTGATCAGAAAGACCTGGCATGGGAATTCATCAAATGCGCAACAAGCGAAGAAACAGCAGAAAAGCTGGCTGAACAGGGTATTCTTACCGTTATCCAGAACGATGCCATTATGGAAAAAGTAACTTCTGTAAAAGGATTCCCGGAAGGCTGCGAGGAAGCGCTGGAATTAAAGGGAATGGTATTTGACAGACCACTGGATAAAAACATTGAGAAAATTCGTAAGGCAGTAGAAGAAGAACATGACTTGATTATGATTGGCGAAGAAAGTATTGATGACGGACTGAAAAATATGACGGAGCGGGTAAAAGAAATACGAGAAGCCAATCCGTAA
- the tsaD gene encoding tRNA (adenosine(37)-N6)-threonylcarbamoyltransferase complex transferase subunit TsaD: MKTEDVLILAIESSCDETAAAVIKNGRTVLSNVISSQIDLHKLYGGVVPEIASRKHIEKINQVIEEALKEAEVTLDDLDAIGVTYGPGLVGALLVGVAEAKAISFAKDIPLVGVHHIEGHISANYIENPDLEPPFLCLVVSGGHTHLVVVKDYGEFEILGRTRDDAAGEAFDKVARAIGLGYPGGPKIDRLSKEGNPYAMNFPKAKVEDAPYDFSFSGVKSAVLNHINKCKMQGIPVVEADVAASFQRCVVEVLVEHAIAAAKDYHIDKLAIAGGVASNQTLRTAMKQACEKNQIQFYHPSPIFCTDNAAMIGVAAYYEYLKGTRHGWDLNAVPNLKLGER; the protein is encoded by the coding sequence ATGAAAACAGAAGATGTATTGATTCTGGCGATTGAAAGTTCCTGCGATGAAACGGCAGCCGCTGTGATTAAAAACGGGCGCACAGTGTTGTCTAATGTGATTTCTTCTCAGATTGACTTGCATAAATTATACGGAGGGGTTGTACCGGAAATTGCCTCCAGAAAGCATATTGAAAAGATAAATCAGGTCATTGAAGAGGCGTTAAAGGAGGCAGAAGTAACACTGGACGACTTGGACGCCATTGGTGTAACCTACGGTCCGGGACTGGTAGGCGCTCTTTTGGTGGGCGTGGCAGAAGCCAAGGCTATCAGCTTTGCAAAAGATATCCCTCTGGTGGGGGTACATCATATTGAAGGGCATATTTCTGCCAATTATATTGAAAATCCGGATTTAGAGCCGCCATTTTTATGCCTGGTGGTATCCGGTGGTCATACCCATCTGGTTGTTGTCAAGGATTACGGAGAATTTGAAATTCTTGGAAGAACCAGAGATGATGCGGCAGGAGAGGCTTTTGATAAGGTGGCTCGTGCCATTGGTCTGGGTTATCCGGGAGGGCCGAAGATTGACCGCCTTTCTAAAGAAGGAAATCCATATGCCATGAATTTTCCAAAGGCCAAAGTGGAGGACGCGCCTTATGATTTTAGCTTCAGTGGGGTGAAGTCTGCGGTTTTGAACCATATTAATAAATGTAAAATGCAGGGGATACCAGTGGTAGAGGCAGATGTGGCAGCCTCCTTCCAGCGCTGTGTCGTGGAGGTTCTGGTAGAACATGCCATTGCAGCTGCAAAGGATTACCATATAGATAAGCTGGCAATCGCCGGAGGTGTGGCATCAAATCAAACCTTACGAACAGCTATGAAACAGGCGTGTGAGAAGAACCAGATTCAGTTTTATCACCCCTCCCCTATTTTCTGTACAGATAATGCAGCTATGATAGGGGTGGCAGCTTATTACGAATATCTGAAAGGCACACGCCACGGTTGGGATTTGAATGCAGTGCCGAATCTGAAGCTTGGCGAGCGGTAA
- a CDS encoding carbohydrate ABC transporter permease, protein MALTPKQKRVVKNNLIGYSFILPNFIGYFLFIFVPVVFSFVLSVMKWNGSANTPMEFVGFDNFVRLMGDSTFKMSVGHTFYYAIFTVPLTVAAALLIAVLLNSKIKGIVVYRTAFFFPYIASLVAVGAVWNMLFMKDVGPINEFLRAIGISNPPGWVASVKWAMPAIIIVSVWKYMGYYMIVYLAALQGISKELYEAASLDGATGWKKLRYITIPMLKPTTFFVVIMLTIQCFKVFDLIYIMTGGGPGRATQVMVNHIYDAAFTNFEFGYASASAIVLFAIVLVITLIQFRGEKKFTEWM, encoded by the coding sequence ATGGCATTGACACCGAAACAAAAACGAGTTGTAAAAAATAATCTGATAGGATATTCCTTTATATTACCAAACTTTATCGGGTATTTCCTGTTTATCTTTGTTCCCGTAGTATTTTCCTTTGTACTCAGCGTAATGAAGTGGAATGGTTCTGCAAATACACCTATGGAATTTGTAGGCTTTGACAATTTTGTAAGACTGATGGGAGATTCTACTTTTAAGATGTCTGTAGGACACACCTTTTACTATGCAATTTTTACTGTACCGCTGACTGTGGCAGCTGCCCTTCTCATCGCGGTTCTGTTAAACAGTAAGATTAAGGGGATTGTGGTTTACCGTACTGCATTTTTCTTTCCATACATTGCTTCTCTGGTTGCCGTGGGCGCAGTATGGAACATGCTCTTTATGAAAGATGTGGGACCCATCAATGAATTTTTAAGAGCCATTGGTATTTCCAATCCTCCGGGCTGGGTGGCTTCCGTAAAATGGGCAATGCCTGCAATCATCATTGTCAGTGTATGGAAATACATGGGTTATTACATGATTGTATATCTGGCGGCTTTGCAGGGAATTTCCAAAGAACTCTATGAGGCAGCAAGTCTTGACGGCGCAACAGGCTGGAAAAAGCTGAGATACATTACCATTCCCATGCTGAAACCAACCACCTTCTTTGTTGTTATCATGCTGACTATTCAGTGCTTCAAGGTATTTGACCTGATTTATATTATGACAGGCGGCGGACCTGGCCGTGCAACCCAGGTTATGGTAAATCATATTTACGATGCAGCGTTTACTAACTTTGAATTTGGCTATGCAAGTGCAAGTGCGATTGTGCTCTTTGCCATTGTACTGGTAATTACGCTGATTCAGTTCAGAGGCGAGAAGAAATTTACGGAATGGATGTAA
- a CDS encoding sensor histidine kinase: MLCISVKDDGVGMTEEKIREIMETPQKRKGDTMSGIGLPNVDQRIKLVYGDAYGLTISSQVGEYTEILVKLPIEYGNEKK, encoded by the coding sequence ATGCTTTGCATCAGCGTAAAGGACGACGGAGTCGGTATGACAGAAGAGAAAATCCGGGAGATTATGGAAACTCCCCAAAAGCGCAAGGGAGACACCATGAGCGGTATCGGTCTTCCAAATGTAGACCAGAGAATTAAGCTGGTGTACGGTGATGCGTATGGTCTGACTATTTCCAGTCAGGTGGGAGAATATACGGAAATTCTGGTAAAGTTACCCATAGAATATGGCAATGAGAAAAAATAA
- a CDS encoding glycoside hydrolase family 88 protein has protein sequence MAQTFESLKKYPETSEEMVQKAIQQAAEIVKGNLGDFTESFQSPNTENGFYWPTENVEWTTGFWTGVVWLAYELTKDEAFRKTGEIHVESFLNRIEKKIDVNYHDMGFLYSLSCVAAYKLCGSEKGKKAAIMAADHLLTRYREKGEFIQAWGNVGDPKDYRLIIDCLLNLPLLYWATEVTGNSEYADKACRHIHTAMQCVLREDHSTYHTYYIDPDTGKPSYGVTHQGNRNGSAWARGQAWGVYGVALSYRYQQKPEYIQMFRDVTDYFIEHLPEDLIPYWDFDFDTGSTEPRDSSSSAIVICGIYEMLPHLEKEEAEKYRMAADKMLCALIEKCAVKDKKESNGLLLHGTYARSSEENTCKNRGVDECNTWGDYFYLEALRRRQGKWNPYW, from the coding sequence ATGGCACAGACATTTGAAAGCCTGAAAAAGTATCCGGAAACTTCAGAAGAAATGGTTCAAAAGGCAATCCAACAGGCAGCAGAAATTGTAAAGGGAAATCTGGGGGACTTTACAGAGTCCTTCCAGTCCCCGAATACAGAGAACGGGTTTTACTGGCCAACAGAAAATGTGGAATGGACCACAGGTTTCTGGACAGGGGTTGTATGGCTGGCATATGAGCTGACAAAGGACGAGGCATTTCGGAAAACAGGAGAAATTCATGTGGAAAGTTTTTTAAATCGCATCGAGAAAAAAATTGATGTGAATTATCACGACATGGGATTTTTGTATAGCCTTTCCTGCGTTGCGGCTTATAAGCTCTGCGGCAGTGAAAAGGGAAAGAAGGCAGCGATTATGGCTGCGGATCACCTTTTGACAAGATACAGAGAAAAAGGAGAATTTATTCAGGCATGGGGCAATGTGGGGGACCCTAAGGACTATCGGCTGATTATTGATTGCCTGTTAAATCTGCCTCTTCTGTATTGGGCAACAGAGGTTACCGGCAATTCGGAATATGCAGACAAAGCATGCCGCCATATTCATACAGCCATGCAGTGTGTGTTAAGGGAAGACCATTCCACTTATCATACTTATTATATTGACCCGGATACGGGAAAACCTTCTTATGGAGTGACCCACCAGGGAAACCGAAACGGTTCTGCATGGGCAAGAGGCCAGGCATGGGGTGTGTATGGCGTTGCTTTAAGTTACCGTTACCAGCAGAAGCCGGAATATATTCAGATGTTCCGGGATGTGACCGATTATTTTATTGAGCATTTGCCAGAAGACTTGATTCCTTACTGGGATTTTGACTTTGACACAGGAAGCACAGAACCCAGAGATTCCTCTTCCTCTGCCATTGTCATCTGTGGTATTTACGAAATGCTGCCCCATCTGGAAAAGGAAGAGGCAGAGAAATACCGTATGGCAGCAGACAAGATGCTGTGTGCGCTCATAGAAAAATGCGCGGTAAAAGACAAAAAAGAATCCAACGGGCTTTTGCTTCACGGCACTTATGCAAGAAGTTCAGAGGAGAATACCTGTAAGAACAGGGGCGTAGATGAATGTAATACCTGGGGAGATTATTTCTACCTGGAAGCTTTGAGAAGAAGACAGGGAAAATGGAATCCCTATTGGTAA
- the ispD gene encoding 2-C-methyl-D-erythritol 4-phosphate cytidylyltransferase — protein sequence MKCTAIVLAAGQGKRMNSKIQKQFLMLKGKPVLYYSLAVFEESPEIDEIILVTGKECIEYCKKEIIEVYGFQKVKHIVPGGQERYDSVYAGLCACENCEYVFIHDGARPFVTEEIIVRTKEAVKKYGACIAGMPSKDTVKFADENGMVESTPNRSRVWSIQTPQVFAYKLIRNAHEKARQYDMKEITDDSMLIEQYGGVKVRLVEGSYENLKITTPEDILVAEKILEKNS from the coding sequence ATGAAATGTACAGCCATTGTTCTGGCGGCAGGACAGGGAAAGCGTATGAACAGTAAGATACAGAAGCAGTTTCTGATGCTGAAGGGGAAGCCTGTGCTTTATTACAGTCTGGCAGTTTTTGAAGAGAGCCCGGAGATTGATGAAATCATTCTGGTTACAGGAAAAGAGTGTATAGAATACTGTAAAAAGGAAATAATAGAGGTGTACGGTTTTCAAAAGGTAAAGCACATTGTTCCGGGAGGGCAGGAGAGGTATGATTCTGTGTATGCCGGTCTTTGTGCCTGTGAAAACTGTGAGTATGTGTTTATCCATGATGGCGCAAGACCTTTTGTTACAGAAGAAATCATTGTGAGAACAAAGGAAGCAGTGAAAAAATACGGTGCATGTATTGCAGGAATGCCTTCTAAGGATACGGTAAAGTTTGCCGATGAAAATGGAATGGTAGAATCTACTCCAAACAGAAGCCGAGTGTGGAGTATTCAGACACCTCAAGTTTTTGCATACAAGTTGATTCGTAATGCGCACGAGAAGGCAAGACAATATGATATGAAGGAAATTACAGACGATTCCATGCTGATAGAACAGTATGGAGGAGTGAAAGTACGCCTTGTGGAGGGTTCTTATGAAAACCTGAAAATCACTACCCCGGAGGATATTCTGGTGGCTGAAAAAATTCTTGAAAAAAATTCTTGA
- a CDS encoding sulfatase-like hydrolase/transferase, translating to MSRKKQVIFIMTDTQRTDMLGCYGNEYMITPNLDRLATEGIRYDKAYTTQPVCQPARAAIFTGSYPHSCAGWSNCMGLSDNVPNIGQRLSDAGIHTAYVGKWHLDGGDYFGLGRCPKGWDKDYWYDMRCFLEELTPEERYRIRQMESIEKYNITEDMTYGHRCADRAVDFIEKHRDEDYFLVVSLDEPHGPHICPKKYVDLYQDYEIPVKENMKDTLEGKPEHHRIWAGEEYLKACREDFSLKPKEFLGCNTFADYEIGRVIDAAEEQEESPIIIYTSDHGDMMYAHSLTGKGPALYEEIVHIPLIIRGLGRGVDTNPVSHINLAPTIFELFGVPIPKMFEGKSIWQEVLNPQIRCNDYVFMEFGRYEVDHDGFGGYQPLRGAYDGRYKMVLNLMTSDELYDLENDPQEMVNLIGNPEYDEVKKRLHQAILDNMYETRDPFRGYYWEDRPWNRITEFKTWDSRLMTRQRENEEYEPRQLDYGTGLPITEAVRKKGDSDAKFAKK from the coding sequence ATGAGCAGAAAAAAACAGGTTATTTTTATTATGACAGATACCCAGAGAACCGATATGCTGGGCTGTTATGGCAATGAATATATGATAACTCCAAATCTGGACAGGCTGGCAACAGAAGGAATTCGCTATGACAAGGCATATACCACGCAGCCGGTATGCCAGCCTGCCAGAGCAGCGATTTTTACAGGAAGCTATCCCCATTCCTGTGCAGGCTGGTCCAACTGTATGGGACTTTCCGACAATGTACCCAATATTGGGCAGCGGTTAAGCGATGCGGGAATCCACACTGCCTATGTGGGAAAATGGCATCTGGACGGTGGGGATTACTTTGGACTTGGAAGATGCCCCAAGGGCTGGGACAAAGATTACTGGTATGATATGCGCTGCTTCCTGGAGGAGCTGACCCCGGAGGAGAGATACCGCATCCGCCAGATGGAAAGCATTGAGAAATACAATATTACAGAAGATATGACCTATGGACATCGGTGTGCAGACCGGGCTGTGGATTTCATTGAAAAGCACAGGGACGAGGACTATTTCCTGGTGGTTTCCCTGGACGAGCCTCACGGTCCTCACATCTGTCCAAAGAAATATGTGGATTTATATCAGGACTATGAAATTCCGGTAAAAGAAAATATGAAGGATACTCTGGAAGGAAAACCTGAGCATCACAGAATCTGGGCAGGTGAGGAATACTTAAAAGCCTGCAGAGAAGACTTTTCTTTAAAGCCAAAGGAGTTTTTAGGCTGCAATACCTTTGCAGACTATGAAATTGGAAGAGTTATAGATGCTGCCGAAGAGCAGGAGGAGTCACCGATTATTATTTATACCTCCGACCATGGGGATATGATGTATGCTCATTCCCTTACCGGAAAGGGGCCGGCTCTGTACGAGGAAATTGTACATATTCCTCTCATTATCCGGGGGCTGGGCCGGGGTGTGGACACCAATCCTGTTTCTCACATCAATCTGGCACCTACGATTTTTGAACTTTTCGGCGTTCCAATTCCGAAAATGTTTGAGGGAAAGAGTATCTGGCAAGAGGTTTTAAATCCTCAGATACGCTGCAATGACTATGTGTTTATGGAATTTGGAAGATATGAGGTAGACCATGACGGATTCGGAGGCTATCAGCCGCTTCGCGGCGCTTATGACGGCAGATATAAAATGGTGCTGAATCTCATGACCAGCGATGAGCTGTATGATTTGGAGAATGACCCCCAGGAAATGGTAAATCTCATTGGAAACCCGGAATATGATGAAGTGAAGAAACGGCTTCATCAGGCAATTCTGGACAATATGTATGAAACCAGAGATCCATTCAGAGGTTATTACTGGGAGGACAGACCCTGGAATCGGATTACGGAGTTTAAGACCTGGGACAGCCGGCTTATGACAAGACAGAGAGAGAACGAGGAATATGAGCCAAGACAATTGGACTATGGTACAGGACTTCCCATTACCGAGGCAGTACGAAAAAAGGGAGATTCTGACGCGAAATTTGCAAAAAAATAG